The Prochlorococcus sp. MIT 1341 genomic interval AGAAATGCATCCAGATCTTTTCATCATTTGAAGCTTATCTGGTGAGGCAGTCGTTACTCTTATGCCAGAAACCCTCCATAACAAATCATACTTTTTTATCATGGCGCAAAACCCCTCGAGCCATTCTTTATCAGTCCCAAAATTCTCATCTACAATATCTAAAAACCCCATATTATATTTTTCTATAAGCTCTTCAATTCGCTTTGCTAAGATGTCAAAGGGAATATATCTCATGCCTTGTGTCCATCTATGGCAGAAAGTACATCTACTTACGCAACCCTTAGAGGCAGCTAATTGCCCTAAAAGCTTATCTCTTCGATGTGGCTGATATGCTCGGGAATCTTCTCTTAACCAATAGGGCAGCTCCCCTGCTTTATTGAATGGAGAATAAAAAAACTGATTAATATCTGAAGCTTTCTCAAGATCATTCCAATTAACATCATAAACGTCTTCTTTAGGTATTTGTTCCTCATAGCCTGTATTGATCAATTCATTGTCGAGATACATTACAATGCCTCGAATGTGAACTAGCTCTCGAATATCCTTTGTTTTTATGTATTGCTTGAAAATATTACAGTTAGTTATTTCCCCTTCACCTGTGACACAGACATCTACTTCAGTTTTTTTTAGTATTATTTCTGCACTGGCCGCCATGTTCCCACCTAAAACAATTAACACATTCGGCAAAAAAGCCCTGACATCGTTAGAAATCCTTTTTGTATATTCATAAGCTGTTGACACCACAGCGCTAATAACAAAGATGTCTGGTTTTCTACTGATGATATTATTTAAAGCATCTTCATATGATGGCCTTTCAGCATCAATATTATAAAAGTCGAAGTTATTAATACCATTTTTTCTCATCGCCTGGAGGATAGATAGTACTCCTATTGGTGCAAAGTCTGTAGGCCTAGGTCGTATTGGTGTGGTGATGAAGAGTATGTTCATTTCTTGAGCTTATAAAAGTTACCACTTGCTTATTGTTTGGGGGTACATCTACGCTTCCCCTAGTATTGGCAAGCTTGTTAGATAGTATAACCTATAGGATTGGGTTTACTCCAACAGCTATCTTGCCATGTCAAGTGATCTCAAGGAATTGAGGCATGTGAATCAGATGGCTACTTTTTATAAAACCTTTTGTTTAAAATTCAAGATCAGAAATAGGTTGAAATACTAAATCAGCTATTAATGGTTTAGCAGTTAAAATCATAGAAAGTTGGAAATCATTTTCTCAGACTGAAGTAATGGAGTTGATTTGTTAGCTCAAGTCAGATGTATCATTTAACAAGGAGGCACTTTTAGCTTTTCTGAAAAAAGTTCTAGTGACTCTTTGTAGAACTCAATGCTAAGAAGGCAAATTCCATGCTAGAAGCATTAAACATAGCCAGAAAGCACAAACCCCCTAACTTTTTTGAAACCCATGCCAGAAGAAAAAGAACAAAAAGGCTTTCTCAAAAAGTTTGGCAAATGGGCACCAATCATTGGAGGAGCTTGGATCGCGTTGAACATTGTTCTTCCTTTAGCCCTATTACGTATACCTGCTGTTCAAAAATTCTTAGTATCCGTAGAGGACAAACTTCCTTTTGATGTCCCTGGGATTGGATAGCAATGAGTACTGAACTTATTTGCTTTTTCTTGCTTGGATTCGCAGCATTTCTTCTAAATGCTGGACTTTCTTCTAAAATTCTTACCCTCTTTTGGTTAGTCCTTCCATTGGTTGTAAAACTTGTTCTCGACACTAATAAAAGCAGAGTAATGGGTAAATAAATGAAAAAGAGGAAAACACTCAAGTCAGATCCAAATTATCCAGATAATTTCTGGCCAAGATTAATTACTCTTTTATCTGCAGGAGCTTTTATTTTTTGGGTGATGACTTCTCCTAATGCAGATCTAACCTTACATAAATATTTGATAGATCAATTTCAGAACAAACTAGCTTCTTTCTGGAGCCCAATATTCTTTCTGTAATTTTGTTTAAATAGATTTAAAGAGATCGCTTAGACTTCTTGCTATCAATGGCTTTTGATTTCTTATCAGCTAGTAGTTTGCTTCAGTTATATTAAGA includes:
- a CDS encoding B12-binding domain-containing radical SAM protein, whose protein sequence is MNILFITTPIRPRPTDFAPIGVLSILQAMRKNGINNFDFYNIDAERPSYEDALNNIISRKPDIFVISAVVSTAYEYTKRISNDVRAFLPNVLIVLGGNMAASAEIILKKTEVDVCVTGEGEITNCNIFKQYIKTKDIRELVHIRGIVMYLDNELINTGYEEQIPKEDVYDVNWNDLEKASDINQFFYSPFNKAGELPYWLREDSRAYQPHRRDKLLGQLAASKGCVSRCTFCHRWTQGMRYIPFDILAKRIEELIEKYNMGFLDIVDENFGTDKEWLEGFCAMIKKYDLLWRVSGIRVTTASPDKLQMMKRSGCISATYGMETGSSDMLKVMEKRVRIEDNYNAIKWTIEAGLHTSIQLVLGMPGETTRTIKETSRFVQYGMSIHPDQNPSLISINYAQALPGTPLYEYARHHKMIGQTLAEEEQYLLEISDRNASDTLTTLNFTNYPKLECETWRLLIAIECNHYYLQKYGFNHYKKKVLEGSYNQINGELPRKGVIMSLIGKLIFPLLGPTHKNQLLILHRLIKAGKIGTLYVFYPRLSFRLRRFLPIYLMFKYIAAREYIYGAKLFLEYFKHKMRALRSNGLSENKLDKSLRSLIKEKIGTLKEDSQAVKALRVGR
- a CDS encoding Signal peptidase I — encoded protein: MPEEKEQKGFLKKFGKWAPIIGGAWIALNIVLPLALLRIPAVQKFLVSVEDKLPFDVPGIG